A genome region from Paracoccus sp. MC1862 includes the following:
- a CDS encoding phage baseplate assembly protein V has translation MNRPLTPRPRLQLTLGGTGIDAALAARLSEALLRQSLGAPAALEMVFADPDWTDSLRPGSPLAAAIDGRPVFAGAITGLCEEASASGRVLRVVARDPLIRLARRQTLRALADVSAEDVAAQLAADLGLGSRSLETTPKRTLVLQHEQTDLDFLADLAARSGLYPVLRDGMLLLLSLAGDGEAALTLTLGQSLLSCEVALAADRWLPGGTIHSRDPLSLKPRTNRASLARQDRVIDLHDPGDDPPGGERMLLNRLGGTDAEAEAMLQATLDRAAAETAVAQGLAEGDPGLMPGRAVTIEGVLPPLAGGHVVTRALHRLSATEGYVTEFSTEAPRLPAPARTPLVAVGRVTDDSDPEKMGRCRIELPDFGGLDAGWMACLAPGAGRRRGMVALPQKGDDLLVLFPEGDPARGILLGGLFGAQALPTEARRQPHGIVLRTGGGQVLDLAGGGAALKIATSGGSFLEMEPEGVRLAAAADLVIEAPRRTITIRAAEIRFERE, from the coding sequence ATGAACCGCCCGCTCACCCCCCGCCCGCGCCTGCAACTGACCCTGGGGGGGACCGGGATCGACGCGGCGCTGGCGGCGCGGCTGTCCGAGGCGCTGCTGCGCCAGTCGCTCGGCGCGCCCGCGGCGCTGGAAATGGTCTTTGCCGACCCGGACTGGACCGACAGCCTGCGCCCCGGCAGCCCGCTTGCGGCGGCGATCGACGGCCGCCCCGTCTTCGCCGGCGCCATCACCGGGCTGTGCGAGGAAGCCTCGGCCTCGGGGCGCGTGCTGCGGGTGGTGGCGCGCGATCCGCTGATCCGGCTGGCCCGGCGCCAGACGCTGCGGGCGCTGGCCGATGTCTCGGCCGAGGACGTGGCCGCGCAGCTTGCCGCCGACCTCGGCCTTGGCAGCCGCAGTCTGGAAACCACGCCGAAACGGACGCTGGTGCTGCAGCATGAACAGACCGATCTTGATTTCCTGGCCGATCTTGCCGCCCGGTCCGGCCTTTACCCGGTCCTGCGCGACGGGATGCTGCTGCTTCTGTCGCTGGCGGGCGACGGCGAGGCGGCGCTGACCCTGACGCTGGGGCAGTCGCTTCTGTCCTGCGAGGTGGCGCTGGCCGCCGACAGGTGGCTTCCGGGCGGCACCATCCACAGCCGCGACCCCTTGTCGCTGAAGCCGCGCACCAACCGCGCCTCGCTGGCACGGCAGGACCGGGTGATCGACCTGCACGATCCGGGCGACGACCCGCCCGGGGGCGAGCGGATGCTGCTGAACCGCCTTGGCGGCACCGATGCCGAGGCCGAGGCGATGCTGCAGGCCACGCTGGACCGCGCCGCCGCCGAAACCGCAGTGGCCCAAGGCTTGGCCGAGGGCGATCCCGGCCTGATGCCTGGCCGCGCCGTGACCATCGAGGGCGTGCTGCCCCCGCTTGCGGGCGGCCATGTCGTCACCCGCGCCCTGCACCGGCTGTCGGCGACCGAAGGCTATGTCACCGAGTTCTCGACCGAAGCCCCGCGCCTGCCCGCGCCCGCCCGCACCCCGCTGGTGGCGGTGGGCCGGGTCACCGACGACAGCGACCCCGAGAAGATGGGCCGCTGCCGGATCGAGCTGCCGGATTTCGGCGGCCTCGACGCGGGCTGGATGGCCTGCCTCGCGCCGGGGGCGGGGCGGCGGCGCGGCATGGTGGCGCTGCCGCAGAAGGGCGACGACCTGCTGGTGCTGTTTCCCGAAGGCGACCCGGCCCGCGGCATCCTGCTGGGCGGGCTGTTCGGTGCGCAGGCGCTGCCCACCGAGGCGCGGCGCCAGCCGCACGGGATCGTGCTGCGGACCGGGGGCGGGCAGGTCCTCGACCTCGCCGGCGGCGGGGCCGCGCTGAAGATTGCGACATCGGGAGGAAGCTTTCTGGAAATGGAACCGGAGGGCGTGCGGCTTGCCGCCGCCGCCGATCTGGTGATCGAGGCGCCGCGCCGGACCATCACCATCCGGGCGGCGGAAATCCGGTTCGAACGGGAATGA
- a CDS encoding GPW/gp25 family protein: MAGLQGWLFDPLGGPALAADGAVAMVGGPALISQSLMILLGTVPGERVMRPDYGCPLDRLVFAPNDATTAGLAIHYVRQALRRWEPRVDILRLDAGPDPQGAPEALRIWLEYRIRRTVQHGSLGFTLDLGGPHA; this comes from the coding sequence ATGGCAGGCTTGCAGGGATGGCTTTTCGACCCATTGGGCGGCCCGGCCCTTGCCGCGGACGGGGCCGTGGCTATGGTCGGCGGCCCGGCCCTCATCAGCCAGTCGCTGATGATCCTGCTGGGCACGGTGCCTGGCGAACGGGTGATGCGGCCCGATTACGGCTGCCCGCTGGACCGGCTGGTCTTCGCCCCGAACGACGCCACCACCGCCGGGCTTGCGATCCACTACGTCCGCCAGGCCCTGCGCCGGTGGGAGCCGCGGGTCGATATCCTGCGGCTGGATGCCGGCCCCGACCCGCAGGGCGCGCCCGAGGCGCTGCGGATCTGGCTGGAATACCGCATCCGCCGGACGGTGCAGCACGGCAGCCTCGGCTTCACGCTCGATCTGGGGGGACCTCATGCGTGA
- a CDS encoding baseplate J/gp47 family protein, whose translation MRDEDLIDRRRFADLVEEALAIIRARCPDWTDHSPGDPGITLVEVYAWLTETMLYRLNRLPGRLHLELLKLLGVLPLPAAAAETRLQATRAGDDLPAAEWPEGLRVSDPEGKVIFSTCAPLRFVEGETAAEVPAVQAEPVEGELLGLGTGEAGRSFTLRRGPVPRPLPVAETLRVGVEWPGGDEVPPEARTISLEGRVFVLWDEVPGFRPGQPPRAFVADRTTGRITFAPLSGVIRAGDGGGFAIPPRGAEIRAWYLVGGGRAGNVPPGTLTQLRQPVPGLSITNPARATGGEDAETPAAFVARGSDAVRMPDSAITASDFERVALAAGGVARAGAEAELALWSFGRPGVVEVRIVPQVSPDPETGAVTEEMLAAHRQEPLRERVEKLLDAHRPIGVRVAVRWTRCRPVAVEARIAASPSEDIPALERRVTRRLNALLSPLGGWPAGKALRISEVYEAILAEPGVRYAEGVSLSTTDRPEGPVGALVADPNQPRTLYALMGDGLYRSLDDAQAWERVAGGEGLRPRALATDPDLPGFLALALERPDGQTELRSSPSCGEEWTELEVLPKPVHGLAVTTREGRRWLVIAGAEGCLQRDLATPGLQAVEVGPGGTGFYAAASATSAAGTGFVALAARSGGGVWLSSRCGAGGSFQQLPGSQNLDIRALAFARDGGQLWLWAAVWAEAGQTGTGPMRIAVRADGLDPQGWQRFPEGWKGGSCMAFDVAGGRVAAGTRDAGVLMLDAGGAKPAWRASRLTSGLPIDNDRARLLPVAAVALRPGGRTLLAGTAQGLSRGDPEDLTFTRIEGRRFTDRLPLPPGWLPCAGAHRLQFGAEPPGGDDATG comes from the coding sequence ATGCGTGACGAGGACCTGATCGACCGCCGCCGCTTTGCCGACCTCGTGGAGGAGGCGCTGGCGATCATCCGCGCCCGCTGCCCCGACTGGACCGACCATTCCCCCGGCGATCCGGGGATCACCCTGGTCGAGGTCTATGCCTGGCTGACCGAGACGATGCTTTACCGGCTGAACCGCCTGCCGGGGCGGCTGCATCTGGAACTGCTGAAGCTGCTGGGCGTCCTGCCGCTGCCGGCGGCGGCGGCCGAAACGCGGCTGCAGGCCACCCGCGCGGGCGACGACCTGCCCGCCGCCGAATGGCCCGAAGGGCTGCGGGTCTCGGACCCCGAGGGCAAGGTGATCTTTTCCACCTGCGCCCCCCTGCGCTTCGTGGAAGGCGAGACCGCCGCCGAGGTGCCCGCCGTCCAGGCCGAGCCGGTCGAGGGCGAGCTTCTGGGCCTTGGCACCGGCGAGGCCGGGCGCAGCTTCACCCTGCGCCGCGGCCCGGTGCCCCGCCCGCTGCCGGTGGCCGAGACCCTGCGGGTGGGCGTCGAATGGCCGGGCGGCGACGAGGTCCCGCCCGAGGCCCGGACCATCAGCCTGGAAGGCCGGGTCTTCGTGCTGTGGGACGAGGTGCCCGGCTTCCGTCCCGGCCAGCCGCCGCGCGCCTTTGTCGCCGACCGCACGACGGGGCGGATCACCTTCGCGCCGCTGTCGGGGGTGATCCGCGCGGGCGACGGCGGCGGCTTCGCCATCCCCCCGCGCGGGGCCGAGATCCGGGCCTGGTATCTGGTCGGCGGCGGGCGCGCGGGCAACGTGCCGCCCGGCACCCTGACCCAGCTTCGCCAGCCGGTGCCGGGACTGTCGATCACCAACCCCGCGCGGGCCACGGGCGGCGAGGATGCCGAAACCCCCGCCGCCTTCGTGGCGCGGGGCTCGGACGCGGTGCGGATGCCCGATTCCGCCATCACCGCCAGCGATTTCGAACGTGTCGCGCTGGCCGCGGGCGGCGTTGCCCGCGCCGGGGCTGAGGCGGAACTGGCGCTGTGGTCCTTCGGCCGCCCCGGCGTGGTCGAGGTCCGCATCGTCCCGCAGGTGTCCCCCGACCCCGAGACCGGCGCCGTGACCGAGGAGATGCTGGCCGCCCACCGGCAGGAACCTTTGCGCGAGCGGGTCGAAAAGCTGCTGGACGCCCATCGGCCGATCGGGGTCCGCGTCGCCGTGCGCTGGACCCGGTGCCGCCCCGTGGCGGTCGAGGCCCGGATCGCCGCCTCGCCGTCCGAGGACATCCCGGCGCTGGAACGGCGGGTGACGCGGCGGCTGAACGCGCTGCTGTCGCCCTTGGGCGGCTGGCCCGCCGGCAAGGCGCTGCGGATTTCGGAAGTCTATGAGGCGATCCTGGCCGAGCCGGGCGTGCGCTATGCCGAAGGGGTCAGCCTTTCGACCACCGACAGGCCGGAAGGCCCGGTCGGCGCGCTGGTCGCCGACCCCAACCAGCCGCGCACGCTTTACGCGCTGATGGGTGACGGGCTTTACCGCTCGCTTGACGACGCGCAGGCCTGGGAACGGGTGGCGGGCGGCGAAGGGCTGCGGCCCCGGGCGCTGGCGACCGACCCGGACCTGCCGGGCTTCCTCGCGCTGGCACTGGAACGCCCCGACGGCCAGACCGAGCTGCGCAGTTCGCCCAGTTGCGGCGAGGAATGGACCGAGCTCGAGGTTCTGCCGAAACCCGTCCACGGCCTTGCCGTCACCACGCGGGAAGGCCGGCGCTGGCTGGTGATCGCCGGGGCCGAGGGCTGCCTGCAGCGCGACCTCGCCACCCCCGGCCTGCAGGCTGTCGAGGTCGGGCCGGGCGGCACCGGATTCTACGCCGCCGCCAGCGCGACCAGCGCCGCCGGCACCGGCTTCGTGGCGCTGGCCGCGCGCTCGGGCGGGGGGGTGTGGCTGTCGTCCCGCTGCGGCGCGGGCGGCAGCTTCCAGCAGCTTCCCGGCTCGCAGAACCTCGACATCCGGGCGCTGGCGTTTGCGCGCGACGGCGGGCAGCTCTGGCTCTGGGCCGCGGTCTGGGCCGAGGCCGGGCAGACCGGGACCGGGCCGATGCGGATCGCGGTGCGCGCGGACGGGCTGGACCCGCAGGGCTGGCAGCGTTTCCCCGAGGGCTGGAAGGGCGGATCGTGCATGGCCTTCGACGTGGCGGGGGGCCGCGTCGCGGCGGGCACGCGCGACGCGGGCGTGCTGATGCTGGATGCGGGCGGCGCCAAGCCCGCGTGGCGGGCGTCCCGGCTGACCTCGGGCCTGCCCATCGACAACGACCGGGCGCGGCTTCTGCCGGTGGCGGCGGTGGCGCTGCGGCCGGGCGGGCGGACCCTGCTGGCCGGCACCGCGCAGGGGCTGTCGCGGGGCGATCCCGAGGATCTGACCTTCACCCGCATCGAGGGCCGCCGCTTCACCGACCGCCTGCCGCTGCCGCCCGGCTGGCTGCCCTGCGCGGGCGCCCACCGGCTGCAGTTCGGCGCCGAACCCCCCGGAGGCGACGATGCAACCGGCTGA
- a CDS encoding phage tail protein produces MQPAEIALLLPEIYRRGLTDGSVLDGLLNVMAALHGSLETAIADPALLADPRRAPDRLVPVLAAWVGLGRYLQTDPGEDRPAAGDLRELTAAAAALGRRGGSAATLRRFLETATGVQGFGIEESAGRPFHFRVSIPAAALPRLDLVRRIIAFEKPAFTTFELAPIPDAGPHQGS; encoded by the coding sequence ATGCAACCGGCTGAGATCGCCCTGCTGCTGCCCGAGATCTACCGCCGCGGGCTGACAGATGGCTCGGTCCTCGACGGGCTGCTCAATGTCATGGCGGCGCTGCACGGCTCGTTGGAAACGGCGATCGCCGATCCGGCGCTGCTGGCCGATCCCCGCCGCGCGCCCGACCGGCTGGTGCCGGTGCTGGCGGCATGGGTGGGCCTTGGCCGTTACCTGCAGACGGACCCCGGCGAGGACCGCCCCGCCGCCGGCGACCTGCGCGAACTGACCGCCGCCGCCGCCGCGCTCGGCCGCCGCGGCGGCTCGGCCGCGACCCTGCGCCGGTTCCTTGAAACCGCGACCGGCGTGCAGGGCTTCGGCATCGAGGAAAGCGCCGGACGCCCGTTCCATTTCCGCGTCAGCATCCCGGCCGCCGCCCTGCCCCGGCTGGACCTCGTGCGGCGCATCATCGCGTTCGAGAAACCCGCCTTCACCACCTTTGAATTGGCGCCGATCCCCGACGCCGGCCCGCACCAAGGGAGTTGA